From Vigna unguiculata cultivar IT97K-499-35 chromosome 5, ASM411807v1, whole genome shotgun sequence, the proteins below share one genomic window:
- the LOC114184578 gene encoding uncharacterized protein LOC114184578 produces MEAARVAAEDVHRQHMEALRQLEENKTTAPVHGPEPRPLHREWSLEDFLKHHPTKFNGKTSLDVADQWLKDIERIFYAKMCPEDSRLAFTVYMLTGEAEHWWISMKSIMEERQEPVTWEFFRRKFLSEYFSDSVKYAKEVEFLQLTQGSKSVAEYAKKFKHLSRFYTMPLDEEWRCKKFENDLRGDLRLMVTPLSIKDFVALVEKARVMEKMKVEVETQHSHQ; encoded by the coding sequence atggaagctGCTAGGGTGGCTGCTGAGGACGTTCACCGTCAACACATGGAGGCCCTCCGTCAGTTGGAGGAAAACAAGACCACTGCCCCTGTCCACGGTCCTGAACCGAGACCTCTCCATCGggaatggagtttggaagacttTCTGAAGCACCATCCGACTAAGTTTAATGGGAAGACTAGTCTAGATGTCGCAGACCAATGGTTGAAGGACATTGAGAGGATTTTTTATGCTAAGATGTGCCCCGAGGATAGTAGATTAGCCTTCACGGTGTACATGCTCACAGGTGAGGCTGAACACTGGTGGATCAGTATGAAGTCCATCATGGAAGAGAGGCAGGAACCAGTTACTTGGGAGTTCTTTAGGAGAAAGTTTCTCTCTGAGTACTTCTCCGACAGCGTCAAATATGCTAAAGAGGTGGAGTTTTTGCAGTTGACCCAAGGAAGCAAATCTGTGGCTGAGTATGCGAAAAAGTTCAAGCATCTCAGTCGTTTCTACACCATGCCACTAGATGAAGAGTGGCGATGCAAGAAATTCGAGAACGATCTCCGTGGAGATCTTCGGCTGATGGTGACCCCGctatccatcaaggactttgtaGCCTTGGTGGAGAAGGCTAGGGTTATGGAGAAGATGAAAGTGGAAGTGGAAACTCAGCACTCACACCAGTAG
- the LOC114183004 gene encoding post-GPI attachment to proteins factor 3-like: MLHCYVIAFVLVFSPFIAISNASAGDADPRYRNCVKECDESGCIGKRCFPNCKISADEVPVIGPPWGMLEPLYARWKKAHCKSNCHYYCMLDREKDRELLNNEPEKYHGRWPFKRIYGIQDPASMVFSSLNLVMHLHGWMSFFTLIYNKLPLKARKRPYYEYAGLWHIYGLLSLNSWFWSAIFHSRYCEIIERLYHFSAVALIGYSLILAILRSFNVKDEATRVMIPAPLISFVATHIMYLNFYKLDHEWNFKVCLAMSVAQLATWAIWGAVSHHPSRWKLRFAVLMSGLAVSLQIYDFPPYEGHVDAQALRHAITVPLTYLWWSFIRDDAAFLTSERLKNSKKSK; the protein is encoded by the exons ATGTTGCATTGTTACGTTATTGCTTTCGTTTTGGTGTTTTCACCATTTATTGCAATATCAAACGCAAGTGCTGGTGATGCTGATCCACGATACAG GAATTGTGTAAAAGAATGTGATGAAAGTGGATGCATTGGGAAAAGATGTTTTCCAAACTGTAAAATTTCTGCAGATGAAGTGCCTGTTATTGGTCCTCCATGGGGCATGTTAGAGCCACTTTATGCACGATGGAAAAAGGCGCATTGCAAAAGTAACTGTCACTACTATTGCATGCTTGATAGAGAAAAAGATAGGGAGTTACTAAATAATGAGCCAGAAAAATACCATGGTAGATGGCCCTTCAAGCGTATATATGGAATACAG GATCCTGCTTCCATGGTTTTTTCTTCCCTCAATCTTGTAATGCATTTACATGGTTGGATGTCCTTTTTCACTCTTATATACAATAAACTTCCTCTAAAGGCACGCAAGAGGCCCTACTATGAGTATGCTGGTTTATGGCATATTTATGGGCTCTTGTCCTTGAATTCCTGGTTTTGGAGTGCAATTTTTCATAGTAG ATATTGTGAGATAATAGAGAGGCTATACCACTTTTCTGCAGTTGCCCTCATTGGATATTCCTTGATTTTGGCCATTTTAAGAAGCTTCAATGTAAAAGATGAAGCTACTAGAGTTATGATTCCTGCTCCATTGATATCTTTTGTAGCCACTCATATAATGTACCTCAACTTCTATAAACTAGACCATG AATGGAACTTCAAAGTTTGTCTAGCAATGAGTGTAGCACAACTTGCAACATGGGCAATTTGGGGTGCTGTTAGTCACCATCCATCACGATGGAAGCTTCGTTTTGCTGTTCTTATGAGTGGCCTAGCAGTGTCCCTACAGATATATGATTTTCCTCCATATGAAGGACATGTGGATGCACAAGCTCTTAGGCATGCCATTACTGTTCCTCTTACCTATCTTTGGTGGAGTTTCATTAGGGATGATGCTGCATTTCTAACCTCTGAACGTTTAAAGAATTCCAAGAAATCTAAATAG
- the LOC114184577 gene encoding uncharacterized protein LOC114184577, with protein MTGAEATGSGNLVMGQCVIVGKSTCVLYDSETTHSFVSETCVQRLGLPVCELQCDLVVSTLASGLVRTLSLCARCLVEVEGRRYKVNLICLPLQELEVILGMDWLSTNHILIDCREKRLLFPNSEEPELLSPHGVTKELQDGSHCFLIFTYLEVEGEEMKSVIPVVQEFGDVFLEEVPGLPPSREVEFSIDLVPGAGPVSIALYRMAQAEEDEVVSLMVDNGRRWRRDDGSQISGELRCYGGCGNGGFETGSLLRRNG; from the exons ATGACTGGAGCCGAGGCAACAGGCTCAGGTAACCTTGTCATGGGTCAATGTGTGATTGTTGGTAAATCTACATGTGTATTGTATGACTCTGAaacgacacactcttttgtgtctgAAACTTGTGTGCAAAGGTTGGGTCTGCCGGTTTGTGAACTGCAATGTGACCTTGTGGTATCTACTCTGGCATCGGGATTGGTCAGGACAttgtccttgtgtgctaggtgtcTAGTGGAGGTAGAAGGACGCAGGTACAAAGTGAATCTgatctgcctacctctacaggagttggaaGTGATcctagggatggattggctctctaccAATCATATCCTTATAGACTGCCGAGAGAAGAGGTTATTATTCCccaactcagaggagcctgagttgttatCGCCTCACGGGGTTACGAAAGAACTACAGGACGGTTCTCATTGTTTCTTGATCTTTACATACCTAGAGGTGGAGGGAGAGGAGATGAAGTCTGTCATACCGGTGGTACAAGAATTTGGAGACGTGTTCCTAGAGGAAGTACCAGGATTACCCCCTAGTAGAGAAGTGGAATTCTCGATTGATTTGGTACCTGGAGCCGGGCCAGTATCGATTGCTCTGTATCGTATGGCTCAggcaga AGAAGATGAAGTTGTCTCGCTGATGGTTGACAATGGAAGAAGATGGCGTCGCGATGATGGTAGTCAGATTTCCGGCGAGTTGCGCTGCTACGGTGGCTGTGGAAATGGTGGATTCGAAACTGGTTCGCTACTGCGTCGCAATGGATGA